DNA from Garra rufa chromosome 5, GarRuf1.0, whole genome shotgun sequence:
CTCCCAAATAAACCAAATTGTTTTGAATTAACAGCTTTAGTGAGTTACAAACATAAAAGTataaacacatttgcatgacttGGAATAGAAGCAAAGTGTAAATACCCAAATATCTAGATTTAAACCATTCCAGAATTCACTGATCAAATGATTCAGGACAAATTCTTATTCACTTGTTTTTATTGAAGTTAACTGTTTTCTTTCATTCTTGGGTGTGATGCAGTCaacaacatacatcaatggagacAGCGGTCCACCGACGGTCAGCGAGAAGGAACTGGAGGTATTTTGATACGTTTTACTCTTAATTCATCTGtgcttttaattattatatatcatttttaaaaaagtatagaTGCTAAACTGTACAGTAAGATAATTTAGTTTAGTCTAGCGGTTAATAATCACCTCTCTGAGTGGTCACTAATCTCGCTCAAGCAGGATAATCTTATTGAAGCACAAGTTCTTATGATGAAAATAGCTTGTAGTCTTTAGGGGTTTACAGCATTGACTGAAGCGGCGGTCTATTTAAGAACGTCAGTCAATTGATATTGTTTTCCGAATCACATCCCAGATTAATTCCCTCATGGTTTACAGACCAAATCAACAACAATTTAATATATTCCTGCTAAATATGAAGGATTAAAAAATATCTGAAAGCGTTTTTCTCTTATCTGTGCTGTGTGCTACTGTAATTCATGTCCTAATTGGTATAATTGGTTCTGTATCAGTCAGTATTTGTTATTGCGGTGTGTCCTGTAGGACTAGTTCTGGCATTTGATCCGGCGCTCCCATGATCTTCTGCTACACACTGAACAAACATCCTGTTTCAGTGTCGCAAACACCTCTGTAGCAGGCCACATAGCAGAATGAGGCTCTGTTTATAAGTTAAAGTTTCACTCGCTTCATCCGCATAGAAGCCTGAGTGTCTTTAGATAGCTTTGGGTTACATGCAGTACAATTCAAAGGTTTGAGAATCGGGaagatttttgtatatttgatcaaaaatatagtaaaaatggctaaatattattaaaatttaaaataaacattttctatgtgaatatattgtaaaatgtaatttattcctatgatcaaatctgaattctcagtatcattactccagtcttcagtgtcacatgatccttcagaaatcattctaatatgctgatttgctgctcaagaaacatttctacttattatcaatgatgaaaacagttgtgctgcccaatatttttttgtggaaactgtgatacattttatttttcagaattcgcagatgaatagaaagttcaaaagagcagcatttatttgaaatagaaaacctctgtaacattgtaaattataactgtcacttttgatcaatttgaatatgtccttgatgaataaagaagtaatattttattaaaaaaaatcttactgaccactAATTTTTCATAACTTGATCCAAATTGTAACAGTTTTTATTAGTGAAGGTCAATTATTACTGGTTGTGCAGTTAATCATAATTCAATTTTGATTTTGgcttcaaacgattatgaaaatacaataatcgagATAAAACGATTATTGCTCCTGATTTCGCCCCCTTTTTTCGCTTTCGCTCCTCAATAAAAGCTCAGTTTcgcatgcaaatcagtaaaatcatgtaacgtgactttcatgaagcgggacgtgcttgatttattaatgtttctttgatgttgtgtttttaaaagtgtgaaagaaaacttgcgctgttctgtgtatgcgctcagagacggaccAGAACACGGACATAAAGTAATCTTTTAGCTGAAGGTGCGGACCTAAATGGTCAGATACAtgctaaaatatttcaaaatgaggcgcttggtgattattcatgtaaacccttgtcagctctatcttaaatgatcataaactgttgagaatgaaaatatgtgtgtaacagtatattggatccgtgtggacTCCTAAAGTGGCaacaagtaatattccttctgccgtctctgtgcttaatatcaataaaacgtaaaaatgcaacaagaaaaatcactcactgcactTGAATAaggtttttttagttttaataggaAACAAACGGTGTTTAATTTTTACAGTGAAGACaccgttttattttacattcaaataattacattcaatttctgtagtaggctgtcAGACTACTTTAggcttgcataaaagtattcagtattttttttccattagtatcttttttttttttttctgttgtattgctatctttaaattaatcactaatataaagttttgtacCCAGTCACAATCATGtgaaataatcgtgattacaatattgaccaaaataatcatgattatgatttttgccttAATGGAGCAGCCCTAGtctatgcatgagttttctatgTTAAAAAGGGAAAAAATCATGCATTATGAATGTGACAAAAAAGTACAGTTTTTGAGAGACTACATACATTGTAGGATTTCTataaattaaaatgcacaaaCCAGATGCAATAAAACCCAAAAAAATCACAgaacatatattttttaattaattttactgtGTCCATTTATGAGGAATATGTACTGTAAAGGATGTGACAAACCTGAAAACAGCACTTACCACACTATGGAAAGTCatgcactaaaaataaaaaatgctttaaaaactttgAGACTTCACATGGGTATTTGAACCATCAAATGTTGAAATCTATGCTATTAATATAGTAAAACCCTTTGGTAAAAACGTTATTTTTTCATGATAAGGTTGACTTTTATATGGAGTTACCCAGAGAGTCCAGTTACACATAAAACAGATTCTTTGTGTCACACCATATCACCGCCTGTTTGCCGTCACGTCCACCTCTCTAAGTCTTTCATTtgtcctttctctctctctctctgtttctctatgCATGCTGACACGTCAGACTCGCAACCAGGAGCTGGCAGCGGCCCTGGACTCCAGCGCACTCACAAACGCCCAGCTCACGTCCAAACTCGAGACACTGGTAAGAGTGTCAGTTGAGAGTATGTGCATGCTGCAGTTCACACGCTTTCAGTGACTGACTGCAACACAATGGAGTTTTTGAAGCTGCAACATTGATTGCTACTTTGCTACTTTTAAAATGCAACATTGTTTCAGTTTTTAGTTTTTGAATTGTTGGTCTGTGTACTACTTGTTGGTCCAAGTTTGGATGTTAACATTTAAATTTATGCGTGAAAATGAATTATTAGATTAGAGTTTTGTATAAtgatatttaaaagaaaaagatgCATTTTTAATTCACATTGTCTTTAGCAAAGACAATATGTACCAACTGTCAGATCCCTTTTTAACATGCTTGTGGTTGTCtgttaaatgatttatttttaaataaacacataCAAGTTAAATGTTTGTTCATTGTTTTCAGACGAAGCAGTCTCAAGAGATTTCTGATCAACTACAAAAGGTACAGTAATCAACAATAAATGTTATTAGATTGCTCTTTTATGGTTTGCTAATGTGCGACTTCTTTTATTGTGTGTTATCTCTTCTTATCAGGAACGGAAAGAGTTTGAGCAGAAGTTCACTAAGGAGCAGGGAGCGATACGTGAACAGCTACAGGTGAACAGATTACTCAGAACTGAAGTCATGTTCTGTttgctaataaataaatatgctggGAGCATCagtgacaatatttggctgtaTTTATGTTGAACAAGTCTTTTATGTTATATAACAAAGAATGAAGTAAACAGACTGAGCTGATTCACTCACTTCAAAAGAATCAAACAAGAGTCATTCAGGAACTTACTTCAAATGTTGCACTGGAGTCATTTGTTCACTGAAACTTTGCGCTTTAGCTTTGTGTATAAatgaaatcaaaacaaaacagaacagactGGCTAAACTAAGACTTTTAGCTCTAAAAATAACCTGCTGAAGTGAATAAACATCTGCTGAATGCAGATGTGTGAAATCttgagcactgcaaaaaatgcttttcttacttagatttttttgtcttgtttccaaattcctaaaaattcctaaatcaaataaacaagcaaagtaataataataaataataataataataataaactgttttcagtttgaaattagATGTTTTTgcttaccccgttggcagattattttgcttgtttatttgatttaagactttttaggtattttggctaaaaacaagacaaaaaaatcaagcaaaatctagcaaaaatgcacttaattttgatttgtttgtttttttctgaaaacaagaaaataatttttacttgtctagaaaagtcttcttgatttaagattaaaaatctaagtaagaaaagcattttttcagtGATCACAGTCTGATGGAGGAAAAATGATATGTATGGTTCACATTGAATGATTTTGAATCAGATTAGATGTGGCCTGAATCTGAATTATATCTATAAAAAGTATTAatccttaatttttattttctgagATTTGCATTAAATTAGGATTATTTTTAATGGGTAGAGAACTCAGTTGGTCTTttaagggtatatatatatatatatttaattggaAAGAAATAAGATGTTTTATTGACAGCAGAGCTAATTTATATCAGTACCATTAACAGCTTTTGGCTGTAATTGTATTTGATGATAAAATTTCATCTTGCAAATCTGTTGagtgtaatttaatttacattgaCTTAATGTCAGTGCTGTTATATAAATGTGAGGTTTTGTATGTGTTTAATGATGCATGTTGTTCACATTCAGATTCACATTCAGACGATTGGCATCCTGGTGTCTGAAAAATCAGAGCTACAGACGGCTCTGGGTTACACACAGCAGGCAGCGCGACAGAAGTCAGGTGCGTGAGATAACACATGCTCACAATCGTGATATTATTTGGGTGATGCTCAAATGAACATGTCCAGGACAGATCATGTatcaaatattacaaattaaactGAGAATATTACAACAAAGTATGTCATAAGTAactgtattaaatattttttttttctagaataaAATAAAGCTTCTCATATTTGTcctgaaatttatattttttcttatgcAAAGTAAAAGCTGTCAAATCTGTGAAAAATTTATTAGTCTTATTTTTAATTTCCTAAAATGTGCCTAGAAAATTACCAAAATGTTGTGAAGTTGTTTAAAGGAAAGAGCAACTAATTTGAATAAATATATgtaatttgggaaaaaaatgttttattgacaACAGATCTGAATTACATTAGTACcattgaaatataaaatatttttgtttcaatTACATTGGCCACTCATattacatgtctttctttctgcaaaATATAATTCTTACTgtatttctttagatttttttaatgaaatatgacCTGCTAGTATTCTTGTGATATTTACCTTGTAATAAATTGCATATTAATTTTGACCTATATCTGAAATCTGTTTatgtatttttgctttttttactttaaatgggAATTTCCCAAATATAACTGAACTCAGTTGGTCTTTTAaggaagaaaaatattttttataaatgtataagcAAAACTCATTAACATTATTACAGTGAAATTCTAAGTGAAAATTATAACATTTTTGTCAAATtacatatgtaaaaaaaaaaaactcattttgccTACAAATTACAACAGCCTTTTAACGCCACataaaaaagtaagattttgaaaaactacgagaataaagtcaaaatgctttgagaatgaagtcgaaagagCTTGAAAAACACACCTATTATTTCCTATAAAACTCACTTTGAAAAATAGTATTTTTCTTtatgcattaaatattttttccccTGTATTTCTTAGATGTTGTGTTGAAGTGTGACCTGCACATATTCTTAATCCACCTTGTAATTTACTAACGTGTCCattgctgtgtgtttgtgtgcagctGAGGCAGAAGATCTGAGCTCACGGCTGCAGGCCAGTAAACAGCGAGTGTCCGAGTTAGAGAGGACGTTATCTTCAGTCTCCACACAACAGAAGCAGTTTGAGAAGGTACCAGATCCTCTGTTTATCTTCATTATCAACTGACCAACTTCAGAAAACATCAGAACTTCAGAAAGCCTTGTCTACTTTTTTCTGCAGCATAACAAAGAGCTTGAGAAGGAGCGAGACAGTCTACGATTGGAAGTCCTCAGGTTTAAGTAAGACtcttcagttgttgttttttttactccTGGTTCAGCAGCAGGTGTTATATGAATATTGTCTCTGTTTATCAGTAATATAAGCGAGGAGTCCAGGCAGCAGAGCTCAGAACTGTCTGAGCAGCTCAAGCTGAGAGCGAATGAGAACAGCGCCTTGAAACTGGAGGTTGATGAGCTTCGTAAGCGGCTGGAGATGGCCGACGTAATGCTGCAGCAGGTGAGGAAACGGTTTAAACATTTTCTTTGCACATGCACATAGAATTTCTATGATGTGAAATATCTCTTTAAATATTTTCTCCAGTTCTCCAGTCAGTCGGGTCCTCCATCTGAACACCAGCAGGTTCAGCTCCTCCTGGAAGAAAAACAGCAGTTAGAGGCTCACACGGCTCAGGTGTGTGTTGCTGTAATTTGGAAAAGGTTTGTGTCTGTATTAGTCCTGAACGTCGTCCTGAGCTTCctgattgtgtttgtgtgtgtgcagctGTTGGAGTCGGTCGCTCAGCTCCAAGTGGAGAGAGATCAGTACGCTGGACAGATACAGGAGGAGGGACGAGTGTGGAAGGACAAAACGGAACAGCTTCTGTCTCAGGTAAACACATACAAAACATACAATAttgcaaaaaacatttttttcaatttttgaaatatacagtatatactgcaatataaaaaaaacacgGACGAATTGCTTAGGTAGGaattttttgtaaaaagtaaacaattctAAAATGATTTTGGGGTTATTTCACAGGGGTGTGATTTTGCATAGAAGTTTAAACAATTTTGAGTGCAGACCATCTTTTTAGAGCTGAGCTATTTGGGAAAAATATGtcattgtaatttttctaactGTGGTTTAatccagggttattatagttagctaaatctaaaaccataaaaaaaaagcttttgaaaaTGGACATTCAGGTTTAATGTGACAAACACTCTTCAGACAGAAACTTGACAGGTTTGTCttgtaaatagttttttttttttttttggtaaaaaattTATAATTCTAAAATGATTTGGGGATTATTTTGCAGGGAAGTGAATTTGCatggaaaatcaattaaaaaaaaaagttatattagtTTGAGTGCAGACCATCCATCTAGGGCTGaaagattttaaaattaaattgtgaTTGTGATTTAAACCAGGGTAATTATAgttgtatttagatttttttttaacccttagattctagatttttaaatatttgtatctcggccaaatattggacagcttatttattcaactttcagatgatgtataaatctcagttttaaattcacgaataactaaaacaaatacaataaaaacacttATACTTATGAAAACACTTATGAAATACTTTATTAGTTCATAAAACTTTATTACAAAACAGCACACATTTGAACTGTGATAAATGTAAATGACAcaggtgtttataaaaaaaaaaaaaaaggccagacACAAAAAGGAAAAAATTAAGCGTGTTTGAGCTTGGGTTCACACTTTTCAGGAAAGTAAACCTACTCTTTTGACCCATTTAATGTGgctttaaaataacaataaaataatctTAACTatcaattttattttgattttaatattgttattattgttattgcaatattaaaataagaaattttACTTTTGTAGTGTATTGTAAATATGTAGTGTGTTAATGATAagtatgtgtgtgttgtgtgtgtagGTGCGTCTGATGTCAGAGGAGCGCGACAGCACTGCTGCTCAGATTCAGGAGCTGCAGGAGAAAATCACAGAACTGGAGAACACTGCTGGTATGAGACATGACATACGCACTAATTACGTCACATTCTCATTCATCGTGACACACTAAGGCACTTCTTCCATGGACATTCAGATAAGGCCTGAGGAAACACTTGACAGGTTTATTTTTTGTCCGCAGCTCTGATGAGTAAAGAGCAGGAGCGACAGGCTCTGTCACAGCCCTCAGGCCCTTCAGAAAGTGAACTGGCCCTTCAGGAAACCATCAGCAGCCTTCAGCAGGAGAGAGATGCACTCAGTCTGCAGTACCAAGCACAGGTGACCTACACAGATCATGTGATGACTTTGTGTCACACATTTATACTGGAGTAGCCTTAAGTCTTAAACTTCATAACTGACTCATATTTTTCTAAATTTACATGTGAAGATATTAGATCATGCAGTTCGTGCATACTTATTGcattatttttagataaatatgttttttaaatgcattagaCCCTTTACTCTCCCCTTTACACAACAGTCTTCGAAGGTCCCCTAGCcgtagttttgttttttaaaacttatttaaaTCTATGGACACTCTTAGTTTCTGTAAATTCATAATGTACAAAAAGACTTCATTAATATtaagtaatttaaataattataattaaaagagCTGTATGTTCTTCAGGATTATCCTCTGTTTAACCTATTAATTTAcatgatttttctgaaaacagaataaaaaacgAAATGAGTATGTGCTTAGCTTTTACTGATAACTTTTAGAgcttaacataatttaaaaatatataattttttttttttttttaatgtattttatttttaaccatttttCGTGTttctatcaataaaaaaaaatatttttaaataacttcATACAGACAAACCCAAAATAATTCAGACACCAGTTATCGTTTTTGATATCTTTGATAAATGCAGGATGCTAATAGTTCCTTTATGTAAGCGATGACTGCAAAATTaagtaaactgtgatatattatacccaaaagttcttcatacagtggacggtcagtaaaattgataaacatttgggatcaaaaattattcagacactttgacctgaccatgttttgcttaagtgttttttctttaactgCTAATATGACCTTTTTACACATAACagaattaagcattgcttggtagtTGGTCatcaaagtattgatagttgtgtaaatattgtcatactagcAGCTGTCTGAATTTTCGATGAACTGTAATTAAttgcatacctttctatcaaagttatctgacagtCAAGATgacatcaagatgaatttgttctgacgcaGTTTAGTGcttatcatattttattaccattttctaaactatagcgaataaactttTTCTAGACTAAAAAATATTGCTATTGGGGTTAAATTAAGATCTGTTATAAtttaatttgatctgttttttttcttatcttatttaatacttattttgtcattttaagcCATCTTAGAAATGTTCTGAAGCCTgctggttgagaaccactgcattcATGgcttttaatttgcattttaatttgcatttttaacCTTAACTTTCAAACATACATTTGAAATGTTGCATCACAATTGTAAACACTAGAAGTGTTAACTTTTTTCCTAAAAATGTGTGACGCACGTGTTGAAATGCAGCATGGAGACATTTTGACCTGTTCGGTCTGACAGAAATCAGACACTCATTACGTAGGCATTTGAGCGCTCTTTTGTGTCCTGTAGGTGCGAGACAACGAGCAGCTGAGCCGACTGGTGCAGGAGCAGGAAGTGAGGCTGGAAGAACTGGAGAGACAAGCCGACCGGGCCGCTGAAGGTGATCAGGATCGACTCCGTATTCTGGAAGACGTCCAGAGCGACAAGGCGACCATCAGCAGAGCCCTGGCCCAGAACAGAGACCTCAAAGACCAGCTGGCCGAGCTGCAGAACGGCTTCGTCAAGCTGGTGAGCTCTAGTAACAGTTGACTTATGTTTGTCAGTGAGTAAATGTGACCCCTGACCTCTCACCTCTCTCCTCCTCCAGACCAATGAGAACATGGAGCTGACCAACGCCCTGCAGTCCGAACATCACATCAAGAAGGAGATCGCTCGTAAGATGGGTCAGCTGCAGGAAGACCTGCACAATGCCAAAGAACAGGTTTGTGTCTGTATTAAAATTAAAGGAGAAGATGTCAAAAAAGTTTGCGAAcatgtcttaaaggagaagttccctTTTAGAataagaatttacagataatgtactcacccccttgtcatccaagatgttcatacctttctttcttcggtcgtaaagaaattgtttcttgaggaaaacatttcaggaatattctccatatagtggatttccaTGGTGtttgcgagtttgaacttccaaaatgcagttattttctaaaaattttttgcagtttatatactttttaatagggGAGTGACGAGACATGAGACTGGGGTCACaaagacgagacgagatttttcaaatatctattttttttaagaaatccttAATGATGAACTATATAGGGAAAAGTAGTATTTTATTCATCTAAAATGCAAAAGAAatataggtgcattttgatattaaCTTTTAATTTAACTAATTATATgctgtaataaacatgtaaactaaaactgcatgattctggataaattgaaaaacaattttctcttataaattggagatcatgagtctcatgattctgaagaaaaaaatttgaaatctaaacaaaattatataatttactagtggttctgactaAATGATATATTCTATATTCgaacaaaattgtaaaaaaatgaataaatcagtgtctcaattaataaagacttgtttcactattgaAATCTCCATAAGATtgcgtgggtgtttgaatagaggtcacaatcttttaacgattaatcgtgcagctctgatgtaaacactgcaaaatgttatgcGAGAATATTGTCACACACCTGTCAGATCTCGTCACATCcctacattttaacctcaaatactcaaaacagttagggtatgttgaaaaacacccatctcattttctcctccaacttcaaaatcatcctacatcactgcagaaatacagacccagtgtttacaaagtaaacgtgcaaagaaggtcaaacaccctttaccaaaaaaaaggtaaaaggacgatgtaggaggattttgaagtttgaggagaaaatgagatgggagttttttgacataccctaactgtttgaACCGGAATACGCAAAGTTCATgcggagctagacaagacgagcatttaaggttagaaagtatataaactgtcaatttttttttagaaaataactgatactAGTTTTAGAGTTTAgggtcctttgaagctgcatttaaactacattttggaagttcaccatagaagtccactatatggagaacaatcctgaaatgttttcctcaactatgactgaagagagaaagataaGCACAtcacaagggagtgagtaaattatctgttcatttctgttctggaagtgaacttctcctttaaagagatacagatatttgttCAACTGTATCTTTGCGCTTCTAACCCGATTGTCTGTCTTTCCTTCCGTCAGCTGCAGGAGAAATGCGTTGAGGTGGCATCTGTGCTGGAGCAGAGGGATCAGTATCTGGCTCACCTGCAGCAGTACACGGCTGGATACCAGCAGCTGGTGGCGGAGCGAGAGCATCTGCACAAGCAGTTCCTGCAGCAGACGCAGCTGATGGACCGACTGCAGCACGACGAGGTTCAGGGCAAAGTGCAGCTGGAGCAGAGTCACATACAGCTGCAGGAGGCGCAGGTAAACACAGTCACTATTGCTGTCTCATTTAAGTCTGAAACTGAAAACATGACCATCTCCCACCCTCTctgaaccagtgttgtttttgacaaccatcttagatttagtcttttggactaaaatggttattagttttagtcaaattttagtcacttctatatgtgatagttttagtccaattttagtcgacgaaaagtcaataaggttttagtctagttttagtcgatgaaaagtcaaaaaggttttagtctagttttagtcaaaaaaaaaaggggaaaaagtagtctttacaaattaatgtaggtcagtaagtattttgctgttgggtagtgtcacttataagttgtgaaaatagcagatctatagttcaacacaatgtgagcttccggatcgactattttcaccaataattacaataatgaaggaatgttttagaacataaaagacaaacaaggatgaaATGCAAAACTGCTGAACACTACAATTAAACAAACTAGtgtttttaaaattactgatttttttttcagtatcgATATCGAGTAGCTAGGGTTGGGTGATATGGCCAAAGATGTTATTGCAATCATTTTTCCATATCATACAATATCAATATTTATCACAATATTCAGTCACCATTATAGGGGAAGGAAATGCTTTCCACATGTTTGTTAGACCttagaataaatgtaaacataactTGTTTGTCCATAATTAAACTCACAGAATAGCTACCCTttaatttaggttttattttaaattaaaatctgTGATTCAATTGTTTTTTTGGATTCTATGTTTAatgatttaatacaaatttatcATCAAAAATGGTGTCTAATTAAATGATTGGGGAAAAAAACGTTAAcaattaatttacagcaaaacattagtttttatttatttatttattgttaaataaGCTGCTGCACAACAGAACTGTATACATTAAAACATGAGTAAAAAAAGTCCTATTATTCAAGGGTTTATTCTGCAACCAAATTATTCagccaaaaatagcaaaaaagctctgaaaaagcaaaaagtcagaataaattataccgaacaatgatgtGACACAATCAAATAGAAACATGCACTAATGTAACAAACATGTCAACTATGTGGCAGcgtttaaaactgtctgagaaagtactgaggtcttcttgcgggtttatgCCAAAATAAAGTTCAACATTTATAAACGTtaaca
Protein-coding regions in this window:
- the LOC141335439 gene encoding golgin subfamily A member 2-like; amino-acid sequence: MADQNRQIKLAAAKKKLKEFQQKTTPSTGSAGPKKKRKVKGGDQLDASADRNSPDNVSQIENILKVMVSDLSLTNGVSQPPFVNNSQDHVDEVNRVSQELEETSAEPISNPASAINSECVADNADLQKYTADANGDEHPLEDKRPLSSTESLRQISQQLNGLLSESTTYINGDSGPPTVSEKELETRNQELAAALDSSALTNAQLTSKLETLTKQSQEISDQLQKERKEFEQKFTKEQGAIREQLQIHIQTIGILVSEKSELQTALGYTQQAARQKSAEAEDLSSRLQASKQRVSELERTLSSVSTQQKQFEKHNKELEKERDSLRLEVLRFNNISEESRQQSSELSEQLKLRANENSALKLEVDELRKRLEMADVMLQQFSSQSGPPSEHQQVQLLLEEKQQLEAHTAQLLESVAQLQVERDQYAGQIQEEGRVWKDKTEQLLSQVRLMSEERDSTAAQIQELQEKITELENTAALMSKEQERQALSQPSGPSESELALQETISSLQQERDALSLQYQAQVRDNEQLSRLVQEQEVRLEELERQADRAAEGDQDRLRILEDVQSDKATISRALAQNRDLKDQLAELQNGFVKLTNENMELTNALQSEHHIKKEIARKMGQLQEDLHNAKEQLQEKCVEVASVLEQRDQYLAHLQQYTAGYQQLVAEREHLHKQFLQQTQLMDRLQHDEVQGKVQLEQSHIQLQEAQDKLNRLARDNEELKTEVQELLNSSALNTSHRDEGDGLESLSVPESFQKSHIVIPEDFESREEMEDFIHSALSRLEEERDDMSRRFEEERRLHHATRQQLSAMSYEQQQHLHHHHEDHRPHSTGKNRCSETEGSDGVPVEVHEALRFAMEKLQERFTSLMQEKVDLKERLEELEHRCIQLSGETDTIGEYIALYQNQRAIMKQRHYEKEQYINLLAKDKEEMKAKLAELQDLVMRLVGERNEWYSRYMSAVGNPDLLSSGGEHLHPAERHTDSPAVLDLSTAVDASSAPQSSTDPQSQSQSSERPGSALDGPSLRPKEDGTARQIMQLLQEIQNPQARPAPFLGENPCIPFFYRPDEHDEVKILVV